One region of Desmodus rotundus isolate HL8 chromosome 11, HLdesRot8A.1, whole genome shotgun sequence genomic DNA includes:
- the LOC112302105 gene encoding ribosomal RNA processing protein 36 homolog isoform X3, which produces MPRVRCGVWDLPGSPGGPRDDGKDSGGVGPGDLRKDTSDMSFEELLELQSHVRRKTYKQSVAGNSTKKQGSKPPVQTACAADKHRPLEMSAKARVPFLRQVVPISKKVARDPRFDDLSGEYNPEVFDKTYQFLNDIRAKEKKLVKKQLKKHRAGEEHEKLQLLLQRMEQQEMAQQERKRQQELHLALKQERRAQAQQGHRPYFLKKSEQRQLALAEKFKELKRSKKLDSFLSRKRRRNAGKDRRHLPLNKD; this is translated from the exons ATGCCGAGAGTGCGCTGTGGCGTCTGGGACCTCCCCGGGTCTCCCGGCGGACCCCGGGACGACGGGAAGGACAGCGGGGGTGTGGGGCCCGGGGACCTACGGAAGG ACACATCTGACATGTCATTTGAGGAGCTGTTGGAATTGCAGAGCCACGTGCGGAGGAAGACTTACAAACAATCGGTAGCTGGAAACAGCACTAAGAAGCAAGGATCTAAACCACCTGTCCAAACTGCATGTGCTGCAGATAAGCACAG GCCTCTGGAAATGTCAGCCAAGGCCCGGGTGCCATTTTTGCGTCAAGTTGTCCCCATCAGTAAGAAg GTAGCCCGGGACCCCCGCTTTGACGATCTGTCAGGGGAATATAATCCTGAAGTGTTTGACAAAACGTATCAATTCCTGAATGACATCCGAGCCAAAGAGAAAAAG CTTGTGAAAAAGCAATTGAAGAAGCACCGTGCAGGGGAGGAGCATGAGaagctgcagctgctgcttcaGCGAATG GAGCAGCAAGAAATGGCACAGCAGGAACGAAAGCGGCAGCAGGAGCTGCACCTGGCTCTGAAGCAGGAGCGGCGGGCTCAGGCCCAGCAGGGCCATCGTCCATACTTCCTAAAGAAAT CTGAGCAGCGCCAGTTGGCCCTAGCTGAAAAGTTCAAGGAGCTGAAACGCAGCAAGAAGCTAGACAGCTTCTTGAGTCGAAAAAGGCGCCGAAACGCAGGCAAGGACAGGAGACATCTCCCTTTGAACAAAGACTGA
- the LOC112302105 gene encoding ribosomal RNA processing protein 36 homolog isoform X2 yields the protein MPRVRCGVWDLPGSPGGPRDDGKDSGGVGPGDLRKGEDTSDMSFEELLELQSHVRRKTYKQSVAGNSTKKQGSKPPVQTACAADKHRPLEMSAKARVPFLRQVVPISKKVARDPRFDDLSGEYNPEVFDKTYQFLNDIRAKEKKLVKKQLKKHRAGEEHEKLQLLLQRMEQQEMAQQERKRQQELHLALKQERRAQAQQGHRPYFLKKSEQRQLALAEKFKELKRSKKLDSFLSRKRRRNAGKDRRHLPLNKD from the exons ATGCCGAGAGTGCGCTGTGGCGTCTGGGACCTCCCCGGGTCTCCCGGCGGACCCCGGGACGACGGGAAGGACAGCGGGGGTGTGGGGCCCGGGGACCTACGGAAGGGTGAGG ACACATCTGACATGTCATTTGAGGAGCTGTTGGAATTGCAGAGCCACGTGCGGAGGAAGACTTACAAACAATCGGTAGCTGGAAACAGCACTAAGAAGCAAGGATCTAAACCACCTGTCCAAACTGCATGTGCTGCAGATAAGCACAG GCCTCTGGAAATGTCAGCCAAGGCCCGGGTGCCATTTTTGCGTCAAGTTGTCCCCATCAGTAAGAAg GTAGCCCGGGACCCCCGCTTTGACGATCTGTCAGGGGAATATAATCCTGAAGTGTTTGACAAAACGTATCAATTCCTGAATGACATCCGAGCCAAAGAGAAAAAG CTTGTGAAAAAGCAATTGAAGAAGCACCGTGCAGGGGAGGAGCATGAGaagctgcagctgctgcttcaGCGAATG GAGCAGCAAGAAATGGCACAGCAGGAACGAAAGCGGCAGCAGGAGCTGCACCTGGCTCTGAAGCAGGAGCGGCGGGCTCAGGCCCAGCAGGGCCATCGTCCATACTTCCTAAAGAAAT CTGAGCAGCGCCAGTTGGCCCTAGCTGAAAAGTTCAAGGAGCTGAAACGCAGCAAGAAGCTAGACAGCTTCTTGAGTCGAAAAAGGCGCCGAAACGCAGGCAAGGACAGGAGACATCTCCCTTTGAACAAAGACTGA